A region from the Pectinophora gossypiella chromosome 29, ilPecGoss1.1, whole genome shotgun sequence genome encodes:
- the LOC126379394 gene encoding uncharacterized protein LOC126379394 has protein sequence MLPTGPNKKPESVQRSTSLYLVQHMTHKYRLAVAIAVLKNKPENTTIEQYIEQLREKIKENDDDFLCTNDFNIDDTDFNFGDDDFNCDDTDILMTNEVLENAKTIEIDIQNDVDNNSVNILENFEAIVNTIDPNSIEVEKSNAINAVEGFHGANISRSKDYLETNSRKEKSHTTVIVNETEMTSNGHNIPSETDSVIDILRTLRDIEDSMEVENATIFDNASQATYFESSTEAIDIRINTRTDDSSTFSAHEDYDMHTLNTGSGGKNTAEKPASFNERIIAKVTKNLNKDAAFNSKTNSSIKDVNKTFNEVNNTNTKSAKTEHVTNSNAQSLEDDILRYDNRNASERLNNDLFKAKVDIVAKTINKVNRNDFHNLNKTDGDKERLFHTNIDENAPKATDHTTQKLTQDSQETIIYTLQGFTQNPGHISQSQCPNMDIPGRYLYGNKNRDITFVEKDNNTNKVEITNPNVKEFTNIDAIIQDRQITKVDSSQIQYIIDNTGKTYAVLQEIQLKNSQIGDFNDTNGHEEKRTNLEVLRTNQDLEGTQIDHPRTSIDYEELDIGNTFTNTESRIDNIDVDSSNSQQEIVPFKVVKELSKIKSYLNGKERVNTEVFSSDSGYRSDSQHSSYKSAHVSDNWVHQSAHCLFNYVLQCPLVVGTQDIVSEISLVFGRLIDRLHEEEKYPPFIEDLLTALDKLLNDLYHGGGCDNILLEKDEIIQRIFLLNKSSHILKYSIEKITHILEGIHTHLTSEETYELTNIQELENATYIFYVLEILLQKYMKFKSKSNSESQILSQNSQEGKIIKKSSIADIWRKKWNSKFKEVPMEGSQKMCVLVKCGEVLNRIIVGCIEGYSLIAFAALQCFNLLQS, from the exons atgttACCAACGGGCCCCAATAAAAAACCTGAGTCTGTTCAGAGAAGTACGAGtttatatttag TTCAACATATGACCCATAAATATCGCTTAGCAGTTGCTATTGCCGTTCTAAAGAATAAACCAGAAAATACTACAATAGAACAATACATAGAACAACTAcgggaaaaaataaaagaaaatgatgACGACTTCCTTTGTACTAACGACTTCAATATCGATGATACCGACTTCAATTTTGGCGATGATGACTTCAATTGTGACGATACTGATATCTTAATGACTAATGAAGTGCTAGAAAATGCTAAAACTATCGAGATTGATATTCAAAATGATGTTGATAACAATAGTGTTAACATTTTAGAAAACTTTGAAGCAATAGTTAATACCATAGATCCAAATAGTATTGAAGTCGAAAAAAGTAATGCTATTAATGCAGTAGAAGGATTCCATGGTGCAAATATAAGTAGGAGTAAGGATTATTTAGAAACTAACtctagaaaagaaaaaagtcatACTACAGTTATTGTAAATGAGACAGAAATGACTTCAAATGGTCATAATATACCCTCAGAGACAGATTCAGTGATAGATATTCTAAGAACGTTAAGAGACATTGAAGATAGTATGGAAGTAGAGAAC GCTACAATATTCGACAATGCATCTCAGGCGACATACTTTGAGAGTTCCACAGAAGCAATTGATATTCGCATTAATACCAGAACGGATGACAGCAGTACGTTTTCAGCACACGAAGACTATGATATGCATACTCTAAATACAGGATCAGGTGGTAAAAACACGGCAGAAAAACCTGCATCTTTCAATGAAAGAATCATAGCTAAAGTCACTAAGAACTTAAACAAAGACGCTGCTtttaattcaaaaacaaattcgtcaataaAAGATGTCAATAAAACCTTTAATGAAGTTAATAATACCAATACAAAATCGGCCAAAACTGAACACGTTACAAACAGCAACGCCCAAAGTCTAGAAGATGACATTTTAAGATATGACAACCGAAATGCATCAGAAAGACtgaataatgatttatttaaaGCTAAAGTAGATATAGTCGCTAAAACCATAAATAAGGTGAACAGAAATGACTTTCACAACCTTAATAAAACTGATGGAGACAAAGAACGGCTGTTCCATACAAATATAGATGAAAATGCACCTAAAGCAACCGATCATACAACACAAAAGTTAACACAAGACTCCCAAGAAACAataatatacactttgcaaGGGTTTACTCAAAACCCTGGACATATAAGCCAATCCCAGTGCCCAAATATGGACATACCTGGAAGATATTTGTATGGTAATAAAAATAGGGATATAACTTTTGttgaaaaagataataatactaataaagTAGAAATAACTAATCCAAATGTCAAAGAATTCACAAATATAGATGCGATAATTCAAGATCGTCAAATCACAAAAGTCGATTCGAGTCAAATCCAATATATAATTGACAATACTGGCAAGACCTACGCTGTTTTACAAGAAATACAACTAAAGAACTCTCAAATAGGAGATTTCAATGACACAAATGGACACGAAGAAAAAAGAACTAATCTAGAAGTCTTAAGAACTAACCAAGACCTAGAAGGAACACAAATAGATCATCCAAGAACAAGTATAGACTACGAAGAACTGGATATAGGAAATACTTTTACAAATACCGAATCTCGAATAGACAATATTGATGTAGATTCGTCGAACTCTCAACAAGAAATAGTACCTTTTAAAGTTGTTAAGGAGTtgagtaaaataaaaagttacttGAATGGGAAGGAGAGGGTGAATACAGAAGTATTTTCATCAGATTCGGGTTATAGAAGTGACTCTCAACACAGTTCTTACAAGAGTG CACATGTATCAGACAACTGGGTGCACCAATCAGCGCACTGCTTGTTCAACTACGTGCTACAGTGCCCTTTGGTGGTAGGCACACAAGACATCGTCAGCGAGATCTCTCTG GTTTTCGGCAGACTTATTGACAGATTGCATGAAGAGGAGAAGTATCCACCATTCATAGAAGATCTACTGACGGCACTTGATAAACTACTGAACGATTTGTACCATGGAGGTGGATGTGACAATATT CTTTTAGAAAAAGACGAAATTATTCAGCGGATATTCTTGCTTAATAAATCATCTCACATTCTGAAATATAGCATTGAGAAAATAACACACATACTAGAAGGCATACACACACATCTAACATCAGAGGAAACATACGAGCTAACAAACATACAAGAACTCGAAAATGCTACATACATATTTTACGTACTAGAAATtctgttacaaaaatatatgaaattcaAGTCAAAAAGTAACTCTGAAAGTCAAATTCTTAGCCAGAATTCTCAGGAAGgaaaaattataaagaaaagcTCCATAGCAGATATATGGAGgaaaaaatggaattccaaattTAAAGAAGTTCCTATGGAGGGTAGTCAGAAAATGTGTGTGTTAGTCAAATGTGGTGAAGTGTTGAATAGAATTATAGTTGGATGTATCGAGGGCTACAGTTTAATAGCATTTGCTGCTTTGCAATGTTTTAATTTGCTTCAATCTTAA